The proteins below come from a single Vibrio diazotrophicus genomic window:
- a CDS encoding IS481-like element ISVvu4 family transposase, whose translation MLHTSNPIIKHKAGLLNLAEELGNVSRACKVMGVSRDTFYRYQELVETGGIDALINRSRRAPNLKNRVDSETEQAVIKYAIDFPAHGQVRTSNELRKLGVFISPSGVRSIWLRNDLENFKKRLIALEKQVAENGIILTDEQVAALERKKHDDEACGEIETAHPGYLGSQDTFYVGNLKGVGRIYQQTFVDTYSKVAFAKLYTTKTPITAADILNDKVLPFFEAHELPMLRILTDRGTEYCGRVEQHDYQLYLAINDIDHTKTKAMSPQTNGICERFHKTILNEFYQVTFRKKLYGSIEELQKDLDEWMDYYNNHRTHQGKMCCGRTPIETLEDGKSIWAEKNLAQI comes from the coding sequence ATGCTTCATACTAGCAATCCAATTATCAAACACAAAGCGGGCCTTCTCAATCTTGCAGAAGAACTCGGTAATGTATCTAGAGCCTGTAAGGTTATGGGGGTATCAAGAGATACTTTCTACCGTTATCAAGAGTTGGTTGAGACGGGGGGTATTGATGCTCTGATTAACCGTAGCCGAAGAGCACCGAATTTGAAGAACCGTGTTGATAGTGAAACTGAGCAAGCCGTTATCAAATACGCCATCGACTTCCCAGCTCATGGACAAGTTAGAACGAGTAATGAATTACGTAAATTGGGAGTGTTTATCTCTCCAAGTGGCGTACGCTCAATCTGGCTTCGCAATGACCTAGAGAACTTCAAGAAACGTCTTATCGCACTGGAGAAACAGGTCGCAGAGAACGGTATTATCCTAACAGACGAGCAAGTTGCGGCTCTTGAGCGTAAGAAGCACGATGATGAGGCTTGTGGTGAGATAGAAACAGCGCATCCAGGTTATCTCGGCTCTCAAGACACATTCTATGTTGGCAACTTGAAAGGTGTTGGTCGCATCTATCAACAAACCTTCGTTGATACCTACAGTAAAGTCGCCTTTGCCAAGCTCTACACAACGAAAACACCAATCACCGCAGCGGATATATTGAATGATAAGGTTCTACCGTTCTTTGAGGCGCATGAACTGCCAATGCTGCGAATCTTGACTGACCGAGGCACTGAATACTGTGGTCGTGTTGAGCAGCACGATTACCAGCTCTACCTAGCCATTAATGATATCGACCACACGAAAACTAAAGCGATGTCACCACAAACAAATGGTATCTGCGAGCGCTTCCACAAGACCATATTGAATGAGTTCTACCAAGTGACATTCAGAAAGAAACTGTATGGTTCTATCGAAGAGTTGCAGAAAGATCTGGACGAATGGATGGACTACTACAACAATCACCGTACTCATCAAGGAAAAATGTGCTGTGGCAGAACGCCGATAGAAACATTAGAGGATGGGAAATCAATCTGGGCTGAAAAGAATCTAGCCCAGATATAA
- a CDS encoding pseudouridine-5'-phosphate glycosidase, producing MLNDFLDIHPEVRAALDNNQPVVALESTIISHGMPYPQNVETALKVSNTVRESGATPATIAIINGRLKVGLTPEEIELLGKAGQSVAKVSRRDIPFIVAAGKHGATTVAATMILADMAGVRVFATGGIGGVHRGAETTFDVSADLQELAQTNVAVVCAGAKSILDLGLTLEYLETHGVPVIGYQTESLPAFYTQSSDFKVDYRLDSASDIASVLKAKQKLGLKGGAVITNPIPTEFAMPKNVIDSAIEQALREADEQGIHGKASTPFLLARVCELTGGDSLNSNIQLVLNNARLASAIAIAIAYCA from the coding sequence ATGCTGAATGATTTTCTTGATATCCACCCTGAAGTACGCGCTGCATTAGACAATAATCAGCCTGTGGTTGCCCTAGAATCAACCATCATTTCTCATGGTATGCCGTACCCACAAAACGTAGAAACCGCATTAAAGGTTTCGAACACTGTTCGTGAATCAGGTGCAACACCAGCGACAATCGCTATCATCAACGGTCGCCTCAAAGTGGGTTTAACTCCGGAAGAAATTGAACTGCTGGGCAAAGCGGGTCAAAGCGTGGCTAAAGTCAGCCGTCGAGATATCCCGTTTATTGTGGCAGCAGGAAAACACGGTGCAACAACGGTGGCAGCGACTATGATCTTAGCGGATATGGCTGGCGTTCGTGTATTTGCTACTGGCGGTATCGGTGGCGTGCATCGTGGCGCAGAAACCACCTTTGATGTTTCAGCAGATCTTCAAGAACTTGCTCAAACCAATGTAGCCGTGGTTTGCGCAGGCGCGAAATCGATACTCGATCTTGGTCTGACTCTAGAGTACCTAGAAACTCATGGCGTACCTGTGATTGGATATCAAACTGAAAGTTTGCCTGCGTTTTATACCCAATCCAGTGACTTCAAAGTTGACTACCGACTAGATTCAGCGAGCGATATTGCTTCTGTATTAAAAGCCAAGCAGAAGCTGGGTTTAAAAGGCGGTGCAGTTATTACCAATCCAATTCCTACTGAATTTGCTATGCCAAAAAATGTGATTGATAGTGCTATTGAACAAGCTCTGCGCGAAGCGGATGAACAAGGCATTCACGGCAAAGCTTCAACACCGTTCCTACTCGCTCGTGTTTGTGAACTTACTGGTGGAGACAGCTTAAACAGCAATATTCAACTTGTACTTAACAATGCAAGACTGGCATCCGCTATCGCTATCGCTATCGCTTATTGCGCATAG